One stretch of Zerene cesonia ecotype Mississippi chromosome 20, Zerene_cesonia_1.1, whole genome shotgun sequence DNA includes these proteins:
- the LOC119835176 gene encoding peroxisomal membrane protein 2 isoform X1 yields the protein MALSKPIMNLVASYLQNLYIHPIKTKSITSCVIGCAGSIASQVVAGEKLKLDPIFAYGLYGLIFGGTIPHYVYEVIERLFPYDSAFPLAKKLIFERLIVAPFMQAFSLYTLARFEGKNHKAAVKQLYTLYMTVLEANWKWLTLFQVINMAFIPPMLRVLFMNAVGLGWAMFVASKRRQSQKKE from the exons ATGGCGTTATCGAAACCTATTATGAATCTAGTTGCTTCCTATTTACAAAACCTGTATATACACCCGATTAAAACTAAATCTATAACCAG ctgTGTAATTGGCTGTGCTGGCAGTATAGCATCTCAAGTAGTTGCTGGAGAGAAGCTGAAGTTGGATCCAATTTTTGCATATGGACTATATGG GTTGATATTTGGAGGTACTATACCACATTATGTCTATGAAGTCATTGAGAGATTATTTCCATATGATTCAGCATTTCCATTGGCCAAGAAGCTTATATTTGAGAGACTTATAGTGGCACCATTTATGCAGGCTTTCTCGTTATACACACTAGCAAGATTTGAGGGAAAGAATCACAAAGCTGCAGTCAAACAActttatactttgtatatgACTGTACTAGAAGCCAATTGGAAATGGCTTACACTATTCCAAGTCATAAACATGGCCTTTATACCACCAATG ttACGTGTTCTTTTTATGAATGCTGTCGGACTTGGATGGGCGATGTTCGTAGCCTCGAAAAGGCGTCAAAGTCAGAAAAAAGAATGA
- the LOC119835176 gene encoding peroxisomal membrane protein 2 isoform X2, with translation MSTIETKVRVPLTCCVIGCAGSIASQVVAGEKLKLDPIFAYGLYGLIFGGTIPHYVYEVIERLFPYDSAFPLAKKLIFERLIVAPFMQAFSLYTLARFEGKNHKAAVKQLYTLYMTVLEANWKWLTLFQVINMAFIPPMLRVLFMNAVGLGWAMFVASKRRQSQKKE, from the exons ATGTCAACAATCGAAACTAAAG TTCGTGTACCTTTAACCTG ctgTGTAATTGGCTGTGCTGGCAGTATAGCATCTCAAGTAGTTGCTGGAGAGAAGCTGAAGTTGGATCCAATTTTTGCATATGGACTATATGG GTTGATATTTGGAGGTACTATACCACATTATGTCTATGAAGTCATTGAGAGATTATTTCCATATGATTCAGCATTTCCATTGGCCAAGAAGCTTATATTTGAGAGACTTATAGTGGCACCATTTATGCAGGCTTTCTCGTTATACACACTAGCAAGATTTGAGGGAAAGAATCACAAAGCTGCAGTCAAACAActttatactttgtatatgACTGTACTAGAAGCCAATTGGAAATGGCTTACACTATTCCAAGTCATAAACATGGCCTTTATACCACCAATG ttACGTGTTCTTTTTATGAATGCTGTCGGACTTGGATGGGCGATGTTCGTAGCCTCGAAAAGGCGTCAAAGTCAGAAAAAAGAATGA
- the LOC119835320 gene encoding uncharacterized protein LOC119835320 translates to MDTTVKNKPTVQAMTMAELLPGLSGICSKDSTLSLTTIKQPRKTLAVTRTAVKAIKPMTIAEMQAGILALKDKTPRRPAQTTESSNKKNWNSSVKVENKFRRITTISEQMKSNPVKKALNFQSKPKAPLNTRKTILNPETPKFPKPAIKAKKAIPVTRISGVCKIAETPASSRPNRVTISNKENYSYLSNLPKQHKPVTPKSILKHKLKPPVPDTPISNISWKSSDTSFLQKEKEINDIEEKNTAATEEPPLENIAEVSPPVSTPFKEYRNVQEFFNNSNNVSLNEDSVLYNDNTIMSFDNLTNCKENSKREESVIVSLCDMLNKATVNNTETISSELKDLLESEKQVKESIRTIDNCIKFLTRIKESYLKRQKHVQKLIQEKQNNQPSHKSDINPEIKVEHNIDNPTATNTETSKPCSVIKSPTYKIPKKNLCLRKKVFHKSMPNVSSSAQSPTMLDSSNVVAHNMYMKMKENMKFLNTPSKMRNNEIPDTPAITSRNLQNQLDKLYNGS, encoded by the exons ATGGATACCACCGTGAAGAATAAGCCTACAGTCCAGGCCATGACAATGGCAGAATTGTTACCAGGATTAAGTG GTATTTGTTCAAAGGATTCTACGCTATCATTAACAACAATAAAGCAACCACGGAAAACATTGGCTGTGACCCGAACAGCAGTTAAAGCTATTAAGCCTATGACTATAGCTGAAATGCAAGCTGGAATACttg ctttaaaagataaaacacCAAGGCGACCAGCACAGACAACCGAGTCATCGAATAAAAAGAATTGGAACTCATCAGTCAAagtggaaaataaatttcgaaGGATCACTACTATTAGTGAACAAATGAAAAGTAATCCAGTAAAGAAGGCATTGAACTTTCAATCGAAACCAAAG GCACCTTTGAATACAAggaaaactatattaaatccAGAAACTCCAAAATTTCCAAAGCCAGCCATAAAAGCTAAGAAAg CTATACCGGTAACGAGGATCAGTGGTGTATGTAAAATAGCGGAAACTCCAGCTTCAAGCAGGCCAAATAGAGTGacaatatcaaataaagaaaactattcatatttatcaaaCCTACCCAAACAACACAAGCCAGTTACACCAAAAAGCATATTGAAACATAAACTGAAGCCACCAGTTCCGGATACCCCAATATCAAACATTTCATGGAAATCAAGTGACACCAGTTTCTTACAAAAGGAGAAAGAGATAAACGATATAGAAGAGAAGAATACAGCTGCTACGGAAGAACCTCCATTGGAAAATATAGCTGAAGTATCACCACCAGTATCTACACCATTCAAGGAATATAGAAATGTACAagaattctttaataattccaATAATGTTTCGTTGAACGAAGATTCTGTACTTTACAATGACAATACTATTATGAGTTTTGATAACTTGACTAACTGTAAAGAGAATAGTAAACGAGAAGAAAGCGTTATTGTGTCTCTATGTGACATGTTGAATAAAGCAACAGTGAACAATACAGAGACAATAAGTTCAGAACTTAAGGATTTATTAGAATCAGAGAAACAAGTTAAGGAAAGCATTAGAACAATTGACAATTGTATAAAGTTTTTGACGCGTATTAAAGAATCTTACTTGAAACGTCAAAAGCATGTCCAAAAATTGATACAGGAGAAGCAAAATAATCAACCATCACACAAAAGTGATATTAATCCTGAAATTAAAGTGGAGCATAATATAGACAATCCAACAGCAACAAATACAGAGACAAGCAAACCGTGTTCCGTGATAAAGTCACCGACTTACAAAATACCAAAGAAAAATCTGTGCTTGCGAAAGAAAGTGTTTCATAAGTCAATGCCAAATGTGTCAAGTAGTGCACAGTCACCTACAATGCTAGACAGCAGTAATGTCGTAGCCCATAACATGTACATGAAAATGAAGGAAAACATGAAGTTTTTGAATACACCTTCGAAGATGAGAAACAATGAAATACCTGATACTCCAGCTATTACATCTCGTAATTTACAGAATCAGTtggataaattatacaatggTAGCTAG
- the LOC119835235 gene encoding thioredoxin domain-containing protein 17-like — protein MVTIAKIKGFDAFVNYTQSIDPKGPLVLFYFSGSKTAEGKSWCPDCEIAEPIVQAFLNEVKKDFIFAYVDVGDREYWRNPECPFRTDTRTRLMVIPTIIKWKGVQRLEGSQCNKRELLQMLFEDEED, from the exons ATGGTGACAATAGCAAAAATTAAAGGGTTTGACGCCTTTGTAAATTATACTCAGAGCATAGATCCTAAAGGTCCTTTggtgctattttattttagcggTTCCAAAACCGCCGAAGGGAAAAGTTGGTGCCCTGATTGTGAGATAG ctGAACCAATTGTGCaagcatttttaaatgagGTAAAGAAGGATTTCATATTTGCTTATGTGGATGTTGGTGATAGAGAATA ttgGAGAAACCCCGAGTGTCCATTCAGAACCGACACCAGAACAAGGCTTATGGTAATTCCGACAATAATCAAATGGAAAGGTGTGCAAAGGCTAGAAGGTAGTCAGTGCAATAAGAGAGAACTGTTGCAAATGTTATTTGAGGATGAGGAAGATTAA